The DNA window TCCTTCGATATGGGGCAGCCCTGGGTCTCGACGATGACGTCCTCGGGATCGTCGAAGCGGGTGTAATTGACGAGCCCCTCCGCCATTCCGAACACCTGTTGCAAGGTGCATCCGAGCGCGCCCCGTACGCGGCGCGCGACCTCCACGCTCAGCTTGGATCCGCCCACCTGCAGCAAGCGGAGGCTCGAGAGATCATGCCGGGTATTGCGCGCGGCTTCGAGCCAGACCGCGCAGAGGGGCGGCACGACGGCGGTCACGGTGACGCGCTCTTTTTCGATCCAGAGGAATGCCTCGTCCGGGCTCGGGCGCCGGCTGAGCACGACGCGGCCGCCTGCATGGAGCGCGCCCAGGCTACCGGGAGAGCTCAGCGGGAAGTTGTGCGCGACGGGCAACGTGACGAGATAGACGCTCTCCTCGTCGAGCGCGCAGATCTCCGCGCTGGCGCGGACACTGTAGAGGTAATCGTCGTGCGTTCGGGGGATCAGCTTGGGCACACCGGTGCTGCCGCCCGAGAGCTGAAAAAATGCGACGTCCCCGGGCGCGGGCTCGGGGAGCGGGGCAGGCTCGTCGTAGACGCTCTCGAGTGCGGTGAACGGCCCCGGTTCGCCGGCGACGAGGACGTGCTTCACGGTGCTCGCTTCGGCCCGGATCTCCTCGGCGAGCTTGCGGTAATCGAATCCCCCGTCCTTGTCGGCGATGATGTACGCGACGGCCTCGGTGAATTCGCAGAAATACGAGATTTCGGACCGTCGATGTGCGGGCAGGGCGAGCACGGGCAGCGCGCCCAGCCGGAACAAGGCGAAGCAGACCTCGAAGAACTCCACGACGTTCGGGAGCTGCACGACCACGCGATCCCTCGGCCGGATACCCAGCCGCGAGAGACCGGCCGCGAGGTGAGAGGCGCGTGTATCGAGCTCGCGGTAGCTCAGGCGGCGCCGTTCGTCGACGAGCGCGACCCGATCGCCGAATCGCGCCGCGCGCGCGTGGAGCCATTCTCCGAAGGTCTCACCTCGCCAGTGGCCGGCGCGCCGGTAACGATCGGCGAATTCGGGGGGCCACGGCGTGAATCCATCGAGCGCTTGCGGGCCTCGTGATTCATCGGCGCGCATCAGAGGTCCTCCGGCAAGGGATCGAGGCCCAGCGCGTTCAACACGGTGCGCATTTTCGACGATATCTCGGCTCGCTCGCGTTCGGGCACCGAGCCGGCGACGATGCCGGCTCCGGCATACAGGCGAACCGCGTCCCCGCGGATGTCGGCGCAGCGGATGGTCACCGCCCATTCGCCGTCGCCTGTCGCGTCGCAATACCCCACGAGGCCGGTGAAGTACCCTCGATCGAAGGGCTCGATGGCCTCGATCGCCGCGCGCGCGCGTGTCGTCGGATATCCGCACACGGCCGGCGTCGGGTGCAGGGCCATGGCGAGCTCGAGCGACGAGACCGAGAGATCCGCGAGCTCCCCCGTGATCGGGCTCGAGAGGTGCCACATGGCCGGCGTGTGCAAGAGCGACGCCTTCGAGGGGACGTCGAGCCGCCGGCAAAATGGCCGGAGCGCTGCGGCGACGGCGTCGACGACGACCGCGTGCTCGCGCCGGTCCTTCTCGGATGCGAGCAGCGCGTCTGCCCGTCGGCGATCCTCCTCGGGGTCCGGGCTCCGCGGCGCGGAGCCTGCCAGCGGATTGGCGAATACCGTGTTTCCGGATCGGGACACCAAGAGCTCCGGGCTCGCTCCGAGGAGCGTCCGCGCCGGAGGCTCCGATGCGGAGCCCGACGCGCGCTCCTCGGGGAGCTTGACGGCGAACGTATACCCGGTGGTGTTCTGCTTCGACAACCGCTGGAGCAGGAGGGCGAGATTGACCGCCGATGGCAAACGCAGCTCCAGCACCCTGGACAGGACCACCTTCGACAGCTCGTCGTCACGTATCGAGGCGAGGGCTCGTTCGACTCCGCGCAGATAATCGTCACGCTGGGGGACCATTCGTATCTCGTCGGCGGACACCGGCGCCGGGGCGCGAGGCGACATCGACGCCGCGTCCACGGGCCCGGCCATCCGGATGGACCTCGGAACGAGGAGGTGGGCCGGGGATTGCACGTCGAATGGCAACGCGCCGACGGCCATGGGATGGTCGTGCCCGGACCTCTTTAGCGAACCGAGCGCCGCCGCGACGCGTCCCGGGAGCTCACCGCGAGCCGATCCGCCCGGATCCGCGATGATCTCGCGTATGCCCTGCGCCAGGATCGTGCGGGTTGACGACGAAAAGAAGAACGACGATTCGGCGTTGTACTCTCCGAGGAGCGCGGCGCCGCTGCGCGCGGGTGAAAGTGTGGCTTCGGACGGCGAAATCGAGGTCATCGGGCGACTCTCCTTCCAGGCTGGGGCGGGATCATGAGCATCACGGGTCACGGGCTCGTCGCCCGCATTCGCCGCGCGATGCAATACGAGAGCTCCAGCGCCTGGGCCTGGTTCAGTCTTGGATCACAGAGGGTCTCGTAGGCGCGCGAGAGGTCCTCCTCGCGCACGCTGCCGCCGATGCATTCGGTGACGTCGTCCCCCGTGAGCTCGAAATGGACGCCGCCGAGGTAGGTCCCGCAGGCGTCGTGTGCGTCGTACGTCCGCTCGATCTCGCGCAGGATCGACGCGAACTCGCGCGTCTTCACGCCCGAGCTCGTGGTGATGGTGTTCCCGTGCATCGGATCGCAGACCCAGAGCACGCGCCGGCCGGCGCGCTTCACCACCTCCAGCAGGGGCGGCAGGGCATCCCCGACGCGTGTTGCGCCCATCCGCGTGATGAGCACGATGCGCCCGGGGATCTCGCCCGGGTTCAGCGTGTCGAGCAGGCGCAGGACGTCGACCGGCGATACCGTCGGCCCGAGCTTGATGCCGATCGGATTGCTGATGCCCCGGAGAAACTCGACGTGCGCGCCGCCCGACACCCGCGTCCGTTCGCCGAGCCAGGGCATGTGCGTGGTGAGGTCGTAATATGCGTCCCGGTCCGGCGCAGGGCGCGTCTGCGCGGACTCGTAATGGAGGTTGAGCGCTTCGTGGGACGTGAAGAACTCGACGCGCGAGAGCTCGTTCCCTGCCCCGCCGAGCGCGTCCATGCATCGAAGCGCATCGCCGAGCTGCCGCGTCGTCGCCTGGAAGCTCTCGCGCACGGCCGCGGGCAGCCCATCACGCTCGGAGAACGAGAGGCTCCAGCGCTCCGGGCGCTCGAGATCCGAGAGCCCGCCGGCCGAGAACGAACGCACGAAATTGAGCGTCATCGCCGCGTGCTGGTAACAGGCGAGCATCCGCTCCGGGTCCGGGCGTCGCGCCTCGGGCGTGAATTCGGGGCCGTTCACGAGATCGCCGAAATAACTCGGCAGCTCGAGCCCGCCGCGGAGCTCGGTCGGGCGCGAGCGCGGCTTGGCGTATTGCCCGGCGAAGCGCCCCACCCGCACCACGGGCCTGCGGCCCCCGACGAGGAGCACGAGCGACATCTTGAGCAGGATGTCGAGCTTCTTGACGATGGTGCCCGCGCGACAATCGCGCATGGTCTCGGCGCAATCGCCGCCCTGGAGCACGAAGCGCCGGCCGAGCTGCGCCTCCGCGATGAGGGATCGCAATCGCTCCACCTCCCACGAGCTCACGAGCGGCGGCAGCTCCTCGATCCGCGAAACCACGCGCTCGACCGCGGCGGGTTCGTCGTACCGCGTTGCCTGCGGATCGGGCTTGTTTTTCCAGGACGTGGGGCTCCAGTCGCTGGCGCGTGCCGGGGGGCGCGGGCGCGCGAGCGGGCTCTCCCCGGGCGCACGCTCCGCGGCGACCTCGCTGTTCGAGGAGCTGCGCGCCGGCGTGCTCGTGGCGATTTCGTGGATCATGACGGCTTCCGATTCAGGTATGCGCGGCGCGCTGCGGGACGACGTTGCGCCCGAGCACCCACAGGATGCAGACAGCGAGGAGCGAGATGCTCGCCGCGAGAAAACCCATGCGACCGAAGCCGATCAGCGCGCCGTCCGGCGTGGTCGTGATGAAATGGCCGCTCGTCCACGCGGCGAGGCCGGAAGCGCCGTCGCTCGCCGCCATGTTGACCGAGAGATAACGCCCGCGCAGCGCGGGCGGGACCCGGGCCGTGATCAGGGCGATCGTCGGAATGGCCCGTCCTGAATTCAACGTCATGAAAAGGACGAAACATGCGGCCACGACCGCTTTCGGGGAGGCCGAGATGTGCGTGAACAGGAGATACGGGCCCAGGGCGGCGACGAGCAGAGAGCCCAGCACGCGGGGCGGACCGTGACGGTCCGAGAGGTGGCCAATCCAGCGCGCGCTGAAGAGTGTGGCGGCGCCGCCGCATAGATACACCCAGGACAGGTCCGAGAGGCGGAGCCCGAGATTGCCCACCATGAACGTGCTCAGGTACGGGATCAGCAAAAACCCTGCGAAGACCACGCTGAACGTCAGCCCCCAGCCGAGCAAATGCCCGGGCGCCCAGAGGGCCGGGGCGGGAGGGTTCGGGCCCTCCTCGCGCGCTCGGGCGAGGTGATGATCGACGGCGGGCAACATTCGCCAGGCGAGGAGCCACAGGACGAAGGCGAGCGCGCCGATGACCCAGAAGGGCGCGCGAAAGCCCCATCGACTGGCAATCGAGACCCCCAGCGGCACGCCGACGACGGCCGAGATTCCGTAGGCCGACATCACGGTGCCGATGGCGCGGCCGCGGCGCTCGGCGGGCACCCGATCGGCGAGAATGGCCATGACGACGGCGCTCATCAGGCCCGCGCAAGCGCCCGCCATGATCCTCGAGAGGAGCAGCCACGTCGGGCTGGCCGCGAAGCCGCACGAGACCGTGGCGGCCACGAAGCCCGCATAAAGGAGCAAAAATGCGTGCTTGCGATCCCATCGATCCAGCCAGAGCACGCCGAGGAGGCCCATGGCCGCGGAGGCCAGCGTGTACGCCGACACCATCGCCCCGAACCCGGCGGCCGAGAGGCCGAATTGCTGGAGGAGCTCCGGCCCGAGCGGCATCAGGATCATGAAATCGACGAGGTGCGTGAACTGCACGGCCGCCAGCAGCCAAAGGAGATGGCGCTCATGCCTTGTAATGGGGGAATCGGCCACGAAAGGACTCCAGGGGACGCCGGGGGCGAGGCGACGCGCGTGGGTGGTTTGATGTGCCCATGCTCACGTCTTGAGCGTACCCCGCGATCTTGCTGAAAATGATAATGAGAACCATTATCAACTGTCAAGGTGATGGTGCTGGGGGCGACGAGATTTCAGGCGTCGCGGTAGAAAAATTTGATTGGACTAGAAAAATTCGGCCTGTACTGTTGGCTTGTTAACCAAAATTGTGCGCTTAGGCACCAAACGGCGACCTCGTGCCGGCCGACGTTCGGGGGCCAGCCGGTGCGAGGAGGCCAAGTGAGGTCGCCTCAAGTGGGGGCAACTGTGGTTTATTTCACGTTGTGAGCCCAGGGGTGAAGGCCACGAAGGGTGCGCGGACTTGCCACGGCAGGGCCGGTGCCTATGAAATCCGAGCGGAGGAGGGGCATGAACACGAAACCTGCATGGCAGACGCCGAGGATCGTCGAAATCCCGGTGGGATTGGAAATCGGCGCATATACGCCTCCGGAGGTGGATCGGGAGCGGCTTGCCAAACGACCGCCGCCCCGGGGATGAACGGAGATGTCGCTCGAGATCAGAGTCCTGGGCTCCGGGGCCGGCGGCGGAATACCGCAATGGAACTCCGCCGGAGCGGCCTGCACGCGGGCGCGCGAGGGAGATCCTGCTTCACCCCGGAGAACGCAAACGTGCCTTTGCGTGAGCGCGGATCGTGAACGCTGGCTCCTCCTCGACGCCTCGCCGGACTTGCGCGCTCAGATCGAGCAAACTCCCGTTCTTCAGCCGGATCCATCACGCGGGCCCCGCCACACGCCCATTCTCGGCGTCGCGCTGACCGGAGCGGACGTCGATCGCGTCGCAGGACTCCTCTCGCTCCGCGAATCGCAGCCCCTCGCGCTTCACGCGACGGACATCGTCCACGCCGCGCTCGACGAGAACTCCATCTTCGACGTCCTCTCCCCCGCGCAGGTCCCTCGCCGAATGCTGCCGCTCGATCACGAAATCGAGCTCCTCGGGCCGAACGAGGAGCCGAGCGGGCTTCTCGTCGAGGCATTCGTGGTCCCCGGCAAGGCGCCACGATGGCTCGAGGGCCGCGCCGAGAGGAGCGGAGATCCAGGGTATACCGTCGGGCTCCACGTCCGCGCGGCGCGCGGCGGGGCCTCCTTCCACTACATTCCGGGGTGCGCGGCGATCACGGACGCGCTGCGCGACCGCCTGCGAGGAGCCGCGCTCCTCTTCTTCGACGGGACGTTTTTCCGCGACGACGAGATGATCACGGCGGGCGCGGGCGCGAAGACCGGGCGAAGGATGGGCCACGTCAGCATGTCGGGGCCGAGGGGCGCCATGGATGGATGGGCCGACGTCGGCATCCAACGAAAAGTATTCATCCACCTGAACAACACGAATCCGGCCCTGCTCGCCGATTCTCCCGAGCGGCGCGTCGTCGAGAGCCGCGGTTGGGAGGTCGCGTGGGACGGAATGGAGATCATCCTGTGATGGAATCCGTCCCGCTCTCACCCGATGCGCTCGAGGCGAGGCTCCGGGCGATCGGCCGCGATCGTTATCATCACAGGCACCCGTTTCACGTGCTGATGCGCGACGGCGAGCTCGGGCGCGGGCAAATCATGGCCTGGGCGCTGAACCGCTATCATTACCAGGCGGTCGTCCCGCGCAAGGATGCGGCGATCCTGTCGCGCATCGAGGACCCCGCGCTGCGGCGCGCGTGGCGGCAGCGCCTCGTGGACCAGGACGGCGCGGAAGCTCCGGGCGGCCTCGCGCGCTGGCTCGCGCTCACCGATGGGCTCGGGCTCGATCGAGGCGACGTCGTGGCCGGGAGGGGCGTCTTGCCCGCCACGCGCTTCGCCGCGGACGCCTATTTGCATTTCGTCCGCGAGCGCCCGCTCGTCGCCGCCATCGCGTCCTCGCTGACGGAGCTGTTCGCGCCGTCGATCATCGCCGAGCGCGTCGCGGGGATGCTCGCGCATTACCCGTTCATCCGGAGGGAGACGCTCGCCTACTTCGACACGAGGCTCACGGAGGCGCCGCGAGACGCGGACTTCGCGCTCGCCTGGGTGAAACACGAGGCGCGAACGGCGGCGGAGCAGGAGCTCGTCCTCGAGGCCCTTTCATTCAAATGCGACGTGCTCTGGGCCATGCTCGACGCGCTTCACCACGCGTATGTCGCGCCGGGCCACGTCCCGCCGGGCGCGTTCGTCCCCGGAGCGGAGACGTGAAGGCGCGGGCGCTCCTCGACGGCGCGAGCGTGCCCCGCCTCGGGGCGCACATTCGCTTGCGTGAGGATCCCGCGCGCGCCTCGCTGGCATTGCTCGCGCCCGAGCGCGTCCTCTGGTCCGACCCGATCGCCGCCGAAATCCTCCGGCTCTGCGACGGCGAGCGGAGCGTCGAGGTGATCACGACCGCGCTCGCCGAGGTGTTCGAGGGCGAGCGCGAGCGCATTCGCGCGGACGTCATCACGCTGCTCCAGGAGCTCGCAGACAAGGGGCTCGTGGAGACATGAACGACGCGCCGCCCCCGCTCGCGTTGCTCCTCGAGCTCTCGCACAGGTGCCCGCTGCGATGCCCTTATTGCTCGAATCCGGTGAAGCTCGAGCCCGCGCAGGACGAGCTCGACACGGAGATCTGGGCGCGCGTCATCGAGGAGGCCGCGGAGCTCTCGGTGCTCCACGTGCACTTCTCCGGCGGAGAGCCCGCGGTGCGGCCGGATCTCGAGGCGCTCGTCCGCCGCGCCGCCGGCCTCGGCCTTTACACGAACCTCATCACCTCCGGCATGTTGCTCGATCGAGCGCGTGTCGTGGCGCTCGCCGAGGCGGGGCTCGACCACGTGCAGCTCAGCGTGCAGGACGCGCGGCCTGCGCTCGCCGACGCGATCGCCGGGTTCTCCGGGGCCCACGAGCACAAGCAAAACGTCGCCGGATGGGCGCGGGAGCAAGGCATGTCGTTGACGATCAACGCCGTCGTCCACGCTCTCAATGCTGACGGCGTGCGCGAGATCATCGAGCTCTCCCGTACGCTCGGCGCCGGGCGGGTCGAGATCGCGCACGCGATTCACCATGGATTCGGGCTCGTCAATCGCGCGGCCCTCCTGCCAGCGCCCGAAGCGGTGGCGGACGTCCTCTCCGTCGTGGAGGAGGCGCGGGAGAGGCTCGTCGGCGTGCTCGTCATCGATTACGTGCCGCCGGACGCGTACGGGAGGTTGCCCAGGGCATGCATGGGCGGCTGGGGGCGGCGGTTCATGAACATCACGCCGAAGGGCCTGGCGCTCCCGTGCCACGCGGCCGAGACGATCCCCGGGTTATGCTTCGATTCGGTGCGAGAGCGGAGCTTGCGGGCGATATGGGAGCGCTCCCCGGCATTCCAGCGCTTCCGAGGCACGGCGTGGATGCGCGAGCCCTGCCGGAGCTGCGAGCGGCGCGAGGTCGATTTCGGCGGATGCCGCTGCCAGGCGCTCGCGCTGACCGGCGACGCGTCGAACGCCGACCCGGTATGCGAGCGATCGGAGCACCACGCCGATCTCGCGAAATTCGTCGAGGCGTCGTCGGGACGTCGGCGTTTGCCGCTCGTCCCCCGCAGGAAGGGCCCCGCCAGATCAGCGAGGTGATTGCCTCGACGGCGCTCCGGCAGGGGTCAGGCGCAAGAGGTCCCCTTTCTCGGCATCGACGATGACGAGGAGGGCGCCGTCGGGCGTCTGGATCACGTCGCGAATGCGCCTCTTCATGTCGATCCGCTCTTCGAGCGCCACGCGCTCGCCATGCAGAACCAGCCGGATGAGAGCCTGCGACGAGAGCCCGCCGACGAGCAGGTCACCACGCCATTGCGGGAAAAGCGCTCCGGTGTAGAAGACCGCGCCCGAAGGGGAAATCACCGGCGTGAAGCTTCGAATGGGGGCCCGATACGCCTCGCTCGTCCCATGGCCCGGGATGAGGGTGTGAGCGGAAGAGATGGAGGGACGCGTGTAATGATCGCCGTTGCTCACGAGCGGCCACCCATAGTTGCGCCCCGGCTCGACGAGGTTGAGCTCGTCCCCACCGAGAGGGCCCATCTCGAGCGCCCACAACCGACCCGAGGACGGATCGATGGCGGCCGAGAGGACGTTGCGATGGCCGTAGCTCCAGACGTCGCCACGCGCGCCGTCTTTTCCGACGAAGGGATTGTCCTCCGGGATCGACCCATCGGGACGGATCCGCACCACTTTGCCGAGGTTCGATCCGAGATCCTGGGCCGGCGCGAATTGCATTCGATCGCCGGAGGTGATGAAGAGGCTGCCGTCCCGCGCGAAGAGGAGGCGGTGGCCGAAGTGGCCTCGCCCCACGGTCTTCGGCACCTGGCGCCAGATGACCTCGACGTCCCGCAGCTCGTCGCCCACGAGCCTGCCGCGCGCGACGGCGCCGCCTCGCAAGACGTCGTCGGTCAGGTCGAGCTCGCCGAATCGGAAGTCATCGATCGCCCCGATGCTCGGCGGCTGCTGCTCTGCGGCCTCCACGTACGAGAGGTAGACGAGCCGGTTGCGCGCGAAATCCGGGTCGATCGCGACGTCGAGCAGGCCTCCCTGCTCCGAGGAAGTGCCGCGATACACCACCTCCGGCACGCCACGAACCGGCTCCGACAGCGCGCCGTTCGCCCAGATGCGCAGGCGCCCCGGCTTCTCCGTGAGGAGCAGCCTGCCATCCGGCAGAAGCTCCATTCCCCAAGGAAACTCCAGCGTCGCGAGCCGCTCGACGTGGAGCGCGCCCGAATTCGAGGAAACCACCTCCGGCGCGGCAATGGCTTGCGTCTGCCCGAATGCGTGGGGCACGAGCGCGAAGACCGTGCCCGCCGTCGCCGTCACCCGAGTTATCCATGATGATCGCATACGCCTCTCCTTCCCGCGGTGACGAGCCAGGTGCTGCTCTGCTTCTCCTCGTGCTGCTTCCCAATGTCGGACCTCGACCTCCGCGCCGAAACCAGGGAACGGCCGTACCGCGCGGTGCGGTCCGCGCCAGAGGACGTACAGGCAGCACTCGAATGGACGGATCGGTCACGATGGCCCGGATGTTACGACCGTCCAGGGGATACATGCCCCGTCGCCGCCACGATCCGTCCGATGATAAAACCGATGGAAGCGACGTTCTCCTTGACGCGCCTCCTTTTCCGTATCATCTGATTTTGATGGAACGGTCACTTCCGTCACCGGCGTCGCGGAGCGGGGCTTTGGGCACATTTCCAGCGCCGGAGCACGCGCTCGAGCCGCGGCTCCGGGGGATGAAGCCCTCAGCGACGCTCGCCATTCAGGAGCGATGCAGCAAGCTCGCAGCCGAAGGGCGCGCTGTGTACAAGCTCGGCCTCGGGCAATCACCTTTTCCCGTGCCTACCTGCGTCGTCGAGGCGCTGCGCGCGCACGCGGCCGAGAAGGACTATCTCCCCGTGCGAGGGCTCCCGCAGCTCCGCGCCGCCGTGGCGCAGTATCACCGATACCGGCACGGGATACGCTCGACGGCGGAGGATGTCCTGGTGGGGCCCGGCTCGAAGGAGCTGATGTTCCTGCTCCAGGTCGTGTTTCGGGGCGAGCTCGTGTTGCCTTCCCCGTCCTGGGTGTCGTACGAGCCGCAGGCGCGGATCCTCGGGCAGCGGGTGCGGCGCATTCCGACGGATCCTTCACGCGAGTTCCGCATCACTCCCGAGCAGATCGACGAGCTCTGCCAGAGGGAGCCCGGCTTGCCCCGTATCCTCATCCTCAACTACCCGAGCAACCCCACGGGATGCAGCTACGACGCGCGCGAGCTCGAGGCGCTCGCGGCCGTGCTCCGGCGACATGGCGTCGTCGTGCTCTCCGACGAGATTTATGGCGAGCTCGAATTCGATGGGAGGCACACGTCGATCGCGCGGTTCTACGAGGAAGGGACCATCGTCGCCAGCGGCCTGTCGAAATGGTGCGGGGCCGGCGGATGGCGCCTCGGGACGTTCACGTTCCCGGCGCAGCTCGGCTGGCTGCTCGACGCGATGGCCGTCGTGGCGAGCGAGACCTACTCCGCGACGAGCGCCCCCATTCAATATGCGGCCGTCCGCGCCTTCCAGGGGGGAGACGAAATCGAGACGTACCTCCGGCGCTCGCGTCGGATCCTCGCTGCGGTGTGTGGCGCGTTCCGCGACGCGCTCGTGGCCGAGGGGGTCCTTTGCCGACCGGCGACGGGCGGATTCTACCTGTTCCCGAGCCTCGATCCCCTCGCCGAGCGCCTCGCGCGACGGGGGATCTCCACGTCCCCCGAGCTCTGCGCGCGTATCCTCGACGAGGCCTCCGTGGCCACGTTGCCCGGCTCTGACTTCGGCGTCCCCGAGGACCGGCTCTTCCTGCGCGTCGCCCTGGTCAATTTCGACGGCGCGCGGGCGCTCTCGGCCCTCGCGGACGACCGCCCCGTCGACGCCGACTTCCTACGCGACCATTGCGCGCCGACCATGCGGGCGATGGACGCGATCGTGGACTGGATCCGGCGTGCCGTGTGACGCGTTGCGAGGGACGAAGATGATCGTACGCGTCGCATGCGTCCAGACCACCGTCGTTTTCGGCGACCCTTCGGCGAACGCGTCGTGCGCCGTGACGCACCTCCAGGCGCTCGCCGCGCGCGGCGTCCACCTCGCCGTGTTCCCCGAGGCATTCTTGACCGGGTATGCCGTCGAGGATCAAGCAGGCGCGCGGCGTATCGCGATCGACGTCCGCGGCGAGCGGCCCGACTCGGTCGACGCCGCGCACCCCTGCGTGAGCACGATACAGGCGGCCTGTCGCGAGCTCGGCATACACGCCGTCGTCGGCTTCGCGGGGACGGACGGGACGGAGCTCTACAACGGCGCGATCCTCTTCGAGCCCGGCGGGCGCATGCGGCGTTACGTCAAGACGCATCTCCCCGAGCTCGGCTTCGACAAATACGTGACGCGGGGCTCGACGCTCTCGGTCTTCGACACGGCGCTCGGGAAGATTGGTATCCTCATCTGCTACGACGTTCGTTTCCCCGAGGCTGCGCGCGTGCTCGCGCTCGAGGGCGCCGAGCTCATCGTTTTGCCCACGAACTGGCCGGTGGGCGCGGAGATCTCGCCCGATTACCTGGCTCCTGCGCGCGCCGCGGAGAACAGGCTCTTCGTGGCGACGTGTAATCGTGTCGGCGTCGAGAATGGCTTCCGGTTCATCGGTCGCTCCGCGATCCACGACATCACGGGCCGTGCGCTCGTGACCGCCGGCGACGAGGAGACGAACCTCATCGCCGATCTCGACCTCTCTCGTGCTCGTGAAAAGCGCATCGTCGTCGACCCCGGCAAGTACGAGACCGACTCGTTCGCGACGCGTTATCCGGAGATCTACGGGCGGGTCACGTCCGGTTGACCACTTCGCGCCCTTCGTCCGCGGCCTTTTCGGGCGCGGGCGCCGGGGTGGGATCGAACTTCCACGCATCCAGGTCGATGTCCAGGTCGGCGAACTTCGCCGGCTCGAACACCGGGTGTTCCTTCCCTTGCTTGAGCTGGTCCTTGTAGTCTTTCAAGACCCGCATGCCGATCGGGAACAACATGGTCATGGCCAGCAGGTTGATCAGGGCCAGGATCCCCATCACGGGATCCGAGAAGAAGAACACTTCCGTGGCCTTGGGCGCCGAAGACCCGACGAAGATCACCCCGATGATGAGGATGCGCAGGGCATGGCGAGGCTCAGTGCGCTCCGTGAAGACCGTGAGGGCATTTTCGCCCAGGTAGTAGTTGTAGATGATGGAGCTGAAGGCGAAGAGCAGGGTGGCGCCCGTCAGGAAGTACTGGCTCCATGCGCCCACGTGTGAACTCAGGGATTGCTGGGTCAAAGCCACGCCGTCGACGCCTTCCACCCCCGGCACGTAGACGTTGCCCAGGAGGATCACGAAGGCCGTGCAGGAGCAAATGACGACGGTGTCGATGAAGACGGAGAGCGACTGCACGATTCCCTGGCTGACCGGGTGGCGCGCATAAGCGACCGCGGCCACGTTCGGAGCGCTGCCCAGGCCCGCTTCATTCGAGAACAACCCGCGACGAACGCCGTTGGCGATGGCTGCGCCGACGCCGCCGCTGACGACCGCCTCGAACCCGAAGGCGTTCTTGACGATCGTGACCATCATGGCCGGGACGTGCGTGATGTTGAGCGCGATGACGACCAGCGCCATACCGATGTAGCCGGCGGCCATGATGGGGACCACGACGTCGGCGGCCTGCGCAATGCGCTTGATGCCGCCATAAACGACAAAGCCGGTCAGGATCGCGAGG is part of the Polyangium spumosum genome and encodes:
- the pqqE gene encoding pyrroloquinoline quinone biosynthesis protein PqqE — protein: MNDAPPPLALLLELSHRCPLRCPYCSNPVKLEPAQDELDTEIWARVIEEAAELSVLHVHFSGGEPAVRPDLEALVRRAAGLGLYTNLITSGMLLDRARVVALAEAGLDHVQLSVQDARPALADAIAGFSGAHEHKQNVAGWAREQGMSLTINAVVHALNADGVREIIELSRTLGAGRVEIAHAIHHGFGLVNRAALLPAPEAVADVLSVVEEARERLVGVLVIDYVPPDAYGRLPRACMGGWGRRFMNITPKGLALPCHAAETIPGLCFDSVRERSLRAIWERSPAFQRFRGTAWMREPCRSCERREVDFGGCRCQALALTGDASNADPVCERSEHHADLAKFVEASSGRRRLPLVPRRKGPARSAR
- a CDS encoding carbon-nitrogen hydrolase family protein, whose translation is MIVRVACVQTTVVFGDPSANASCAVTHLQALAARGVHLAVFPEAFLTGYAVEDQAGARRIAIDVRGERPDSVDAAHPCVSTIQAACRELGIHAVVGFAGTDGTELYNGAILFEPGGRMRRYVKTHLPELGFDKYVTRGSTLSVFDTALGKIGILICYDVRFPEAARVLALEGAELIVLPTNWPVGAEISPDYLAPARAAENRLFVATCNRVGVENGFRFIGRSAIHDITGRALVTAGDEETNLIADLDLSRAREKRIVVDPGKYETDSFATRYPEIYGRVTSG
- the pqqC gene encoding pyrroloquinoline-quinone synthase PqqC, with amino-acid sequence MESVPLSPDALEARLRAIGRDRYHHRHPFHVLMRDGELGRGQIMAWALNRYHYQAVVPRKDAAILSRIEDPALRRAWRQRLVDQDGAEAPGGLARWLALTDGLGLDRGDVVAGRGVLPATRFAADAYLHFVRERPLVAAIASSLTELFAPSIIAERVAGMLAHYPFIRRETLAYFDTRLTEAPRDADFALAWVKHEARTAAEQELVLEALSFKCDVLWAMLDALHHAYVAPGHVPPGAFVPGAET
- a CDS encoding PQQ-dependent sugar dehydrogenase; its protein translation is MRSSWITRVTATAGTVFALVPHAFGQTQAIAAPEVVSSNSGALHVERLATLEFPWGMELLPDGRLLLTEKPGRLRIWANGALSEPVRGVPEVVYRGTSSEQGGLLDVAIDPDFARNRLVYLSYVEAAEQQPPSIGAIDDFRFGELDLTDDVLRGGAVARGRLVGDELRDVEVIWRQVPKTVGRGHFGHRLLFARDGSLFITSGDRMQFAPAQDLGSNLGKVVRIRPDGSIPEDNPFVGKDGARGDVWSYGHRNVLSAAIDPSSGRLWALEMGPLGGDELNLVEPGRNYGWPLVSNGDHYTRPSISSAHTLIPGHGTSEAYRAPIRSFTPVISPSGAVFYTGALFPQWRGDLLVGGLSSQALIRLVLHGERVALEERIDMKRRIRDVIQTPDGALLVIVDAEKGDLLRLTPAGAPSRQSPR
- the pqqD gene encoding pyrroloquinoline quinone biosynthesis peptide chaperone PqqD → MKARALLDGASVPRLGAHIRLREDPARASLALLAPERVLWSDPIAAEILRLCDGERSVEVITTALAEVFEGERERIRADVITLLQELADKGLVET
- a CDS encoding pyridoxal phosphate-dependent aminotransferase, yielding MKPSATLAIQERCSKLAAEGRAVYKLGLGQSPFPVPTCVVEALRAHAAEKDYLPVRGLPQLRAAVAQYHRYRHGIRSTAEDVLVGPGSKELMFLLQVVFRGELVLPSPSWVSYEPQARILGQRVRRIPTDPSREFRITPEQIDELCQREPGLPRILILNYPSNPTGCSYDARELEALAAVLRRHGVVVLSDEIYGELEFDGRHTSIARFYEEGTIVASGLSKWCGAGGWRLGTFTFPAQLGWLLDAMAVVASETYSATSAPIQYAAVRAFQGGDEIETYLRRSRRILAAVCGAFRDALVAEGVLCRPATGGFYLFPSLDPLAERLARRGISTSPELCARILDEASVATLPGSDFGVPEDRLFLRVALVNFDGARALSALADDRPVDADFLRDHCAPTMRAMDAIVDWIRRAV